From a single Sinomonas atrocyanea genomic region:
- a CDS encoding DUF421 domain-containing protein, whose amino-acid sequence MLRELSLTPVEALEVVASTTLIYWAFIILVRILGQGPLARVSSYGLASAVAAGSVVGRAALGYTPDVAGGAVALVTLFLMHAIAGQIQRRTRPRRVLDSPPLLLMAGPEVLHGNLRRSHLVEGDLWPRLRLAGIADPADVACVVLEPTGEISVLRRGAALDRRAFQDVRGAERLDSLFGADG is encoded by the coding sequence ATGCTGCGCGAGCTGTCGCTCACCCCGGTGGAGGCCCTTGAGGTGGTGGCCTCCACGACCCTCATCTACTGGGCCTTCATCATCTTGGTCCGGATCCTGGGACAGGGGCCCCTGGCCCGGGTCTCGAGCTACGGCCTGGCGAGTGCGGTCGCGGCCGGGTCCGTCGTGGGGCGTGCTGCGCTCGGCTACACGCCGGACGTGGCGGGGGGTGCCGTGGCGCTCGTGACGCTCTTCCTGATGCACGCCATCGCCGGCCAGATCCAGCGCCGGACCCGTCCCCGGCGCGTGCTCGACAGCCCGCCGCTGCTGCTCATGGCCGGCCCCGAGGTCCTGCACGGCAACCTCAGGCGCAGCCATCTGGTGGAAGGGGACCTCTGGCCGCGCCTGCGCCTCGCCGGCATCGCCGACCCGGCCGATGTGGCCTGCGTGGTCCTGGAGCCGACTGGCGAGATCAGCGTCCTGAGGAGGGGAGCCGCGCTCGACCGCAGGGCCTTCCAGGACGTGCGGGGCGCGGAGCGCCTCGACTCCCTCTTCGGCGCGGACGGGTAG
- a CDS encoding DUF421 domain-containing protein translates to MDMRWLTDVDWKDLLVPHTALLEIFLRGSLVYLCLYALLRLVLRRQRGGVGVTDLLVIVLIADAAQNAMAGQYTSLPDGLLLVAVIIGWAAVLDWLGYRFPLVQKFLSPPPLVLYSKGKLNRRAMRSENITVDEIMQEVRLQGMASLEEVELVALEGDGQMSIILKDQRARRQGKDLA, encoded by the coding sequence ATGGATATGCGATGGCTCACCGACGTGGACTGGAAGGACCTTCTCGTCCCGCACACCGCGCTGCTGGAGATCTTCCTCCGGGGCAGCCTGGTCTACCTCTGCCTCTACGCGCTCCTCCGGCTGGTGCTCCGCCGCCAGAGGGGTGGGGTGGGGGTCACCGACCTGCTGGTGATCGTCCTCATCGCGGACGCAGCGCAGAACGCGATGGCCGGACAGTACACCTCGCTCCCGGACGGGCTGCTCCTCGTGGCGGTCATCATCGGCTGGGCCGCGGTCCTGGACTGGCTCGGATACCGGTTCCCCCTGGTGCAGAAGTTCCTTTCCCCGCCCCCGCTGGTGCTCTACAGCAAGGGGAAGCTGAACCGCCGCGCCATGCGCTCCGAGAACATCACCGTGGACGAAATCATGCAGGAGGTCCGCCTCCAGGGCATGGCGAGCCTGGAGGAAGTGGAGCTGGTCGCGCTCGAGGGCGACGGTCAGATGAGCATCATTCTCAAGGACCAGCGTGCGCGCCGCCAGGGCAAGGACCTGGCGTGA